The following coding sequences are from one Leptolyngbya sp. NIES-3755 window:
- a CDS encoding hypothetical protein (similar to AA sequence:cyanobase_aa:MAE51570): protein MTVRQPLYSKEEFARRGRTLYETKIRCQIEEGNSGKIVAIDIETGAFEIADDSLTAAKQLLARYPDAQIFGIRIGHRAVHRFGFRSPGTVE, encoded by the coding sequence ATGACAGTCCGACAACCCCTCTACAGCAAAGAGGAATTTGCCCGACGCGGCAGAACTCTTTACGAAACCAAAATCCGTTGTCAGATCGAGGAAGGCAATAGCGGAAAAATTGTTGCGATCGATATTGAAACAGGAGCTTTTGAAATTGCTGATGATAGCTTGACGGCTGCGAAACAATTGCTGGCTCGTTATCCTGATGCCCAAATTTTTGGAATTCGGATAGGACATCGAGCAGTTCATCGTTTTGGCTTTCGTTCTCCGGGTACAGTGGAATGA
- a CDS encoding hypothetical protein (similar to AA sequence:cyanobase_aa:LBDG_44640): protein MQTTFDSDKRRLLSCLSHGAIFFSTTLFSIGVPFAVNLLSDDPVVKANAKESMNFHLNVWFWAAVIGIPAAILSFLTFGIGGVLFFPLIGFGYLLHWGLTIWALAHCFTKPDEPFRYPFIFRLF, encoded by the coding sequence ATGCAAACCACTTTTGATTCTGATAAGCGCCGCTTGTTATCCTGCCTCAGTCATGGCGCGATTTTCTTTAGTACAACGTTGTTTTCGATCGGTGTACCGTTTGCGGTGAATCTGCTCTCGGATGATCCAGTTGTTAAAGCAAATGCCAAAGAGTCGATGAACTTTCACCTGAATGTTTGGTTTTGGGCGGCAGTGATTGGGATCCCGGCTGCGATTTTGTCGTTCTTGACGTTTGGAATTGGTGGAGTGCTGTTCTTTCCGCTGATTGGATTTGGATACTTGCTGCACTGGGGATTGACGATTTGGGCACTGGCGCACTGTTTCACGAAGCCAGATGAGCCGTTTCGTTATCCGTTCATTTTCCGCTTGTTCTAA
- a CDS encoding dynamin family protein (similar to AA sequence:cyanobase_aa:Npun_F0558), translating to MSGLLKFLKIIQDLPNKIWGMLRKIRLSRQSPMQTILLNSTLKELLTRIIGQEVNLSSLSLMELFTTNLAQLLLGVASADKVVTLEERKHLRDTLIRLRLLEGEFAEFTRTVANGINKLRSFSSLQNFLTLATPLNSAQRLLLIGLGYEMSAADGTIDPKELAYLQRIASALEIKSQYLSVLEASFTAQKVTDFVALEEVRSLLDPARFHDLDIIFTDAASHLVEALPRQEGGVTGQSSARTYEELNRFQQSIEQLNQAYAQVDQVIRECVAQNYVSETLVQDFYQLWERLSSQKFRVAVVGEFSQGKSTFLNALLGEEIQPTRAIPCSGTVTILRYGKQKRVICRYRDGKEEEIPIEQYQDKAAISKEAAYGKDSARMAMLENEIDEIIFEHPDLELCKSGVEIVDSPGLNEHDERTRITQQLLKGTDAVIFLANAQRPLTQWEQDFLKHDLRQQMRSINARESVSPQSTEETPAENLFVLVNFMDLLRKESDREDVRERLQNFLLGTSPILAGENRIHYISAQETLEARLTNEENRYTHSFQEFVRSLEQFLTADRGKIKINQSIRALSDIIEMRLKPELKQARAFLNNEISLSENSTQAISTLIEKANQQLQELRKTADSLQEEVYQRVDASLGEWMSRLDVKLRRESAGWSFGKSTDKKAINRHFSDLFIRTVSEDLERWAEQEMVRISGNNLKHLEQESKSVLQDIYDGFRTIDSEIGSNFSYQFEQSSSFRAELAGFSSCFGEAEEDWKEGLFGFTGLGALGAGLVAMFMGAFGPAMALFAVGQGFLDMIFGQKPEEVQAEQKEEILQKGIAQLRNSLPKIREQIRQRIGEAFGERRKTVQQQITSVISSAKNLLRQEEISHQHSEKNRQEKIAWLDYQSTLLEQAKSQSVSQSQT from the coding sequence ATGAGCGGGCTACTTAAATTTTTGAAGATAATTCAGGATTTACCAAATAAGATTTGGGGAATGCTCAGAAAAATTCGTCTTTCTCGGCAATCCCCAATGCAAACAATCCTGCTCAACTCGACTCTCAAAGAGTTACTTACTCGGATAATCGGACAAGAAGTTAATCTATCTTCGCTCAGTCTGATGGAATTGTTTACAACAAACCTAGCCCAACTACTACTAGGTGTTGCTTCTGCTGACAAGGTAGTCACGCTTGAGGAAAGAAAACATTTGAGGGATACTTTGATTCGACTGCGCCTGCTCGAAGGCGAATTTGCAGAGTTTACGAGAACAGTGGCGAATGGAATCAACAAACTAAGAAGTTTTAGCAGTCTCCAAAATTTTCTAACTCTAGCTACTCCCCTCAATTCTGCACAGCGCCTCTTGCTTATTGGATTAGGCTATGAGATGTCAGCAGCAGATGGAACCATCGATCCGAAAGAATTAGCCTACTTGCAGCGGATTGCAAGCGCGTTGGAAATCAAATCGCAGTATTTATCTGTGCTTGAAGCCAGTTTTACCGCGCAAAAAGTAACTGATTTTGTCGCATTGGAAGAAGTTCGATCGTTGCTCGATCCTGCCCGCTTTCATGACCTGGATATTATTTTTACGGATGCTGCCAGTCATTTAGTCGAAGCCTTGCCAAGACAAGAAGGAGGAGTGACTGGACAAAGTTCTGCACGTACCTATGAAGAACTGAATCGTTTTCAGCAATCCATTGAACAGTTGAACCAAGCCTATGCACAGGTGGATCAAGTAATTCGAGAATGTGTTGCTCAAAACTATGTCTCTGAAACTTTGGTGCAAGACTTTTATCAATTGTGGGAACGGTTAAGCTCTCAAAAATTTCGGGTTGCAGTTGTGGGCGAATTTAGTCAAGGTAAGTCCACCTTTCTAAATGCTTTGCTCGGTGAAGAAATTCAACCGACTAGAGCAATTCCATGTAGTGGAACGGTGACTATATTGCGTTATGGAAAACAGAAACGTGTAATCTGTCGATATCGAGATGGGAAAGAAGAAGAAATTCCAATCGAACAGTATCAAGACAAAGCAGCAATCTCTAAAGAAGCAGCTTATGGAAAAGACAGTGCAAGAATGGCAATGCTGGAGAATGAAATCGACGAAATCATTTTCGAGCATCCCGATTTGGAACTCTGCAAAAGCGGTGTTGAGATCGTTGATTCTCCTGGTCTGAACGAACACGATGAACGGACTCGCATTACTCAGCAGTTGCTTAAAGGGACAGATGCTGTAATTTTTCTTGCTAACGCTCAGCGTCCGTTAACTCAATGGGAGCAGGATTTCCTCAAGCATGATCTACGTCAGCAGATGCGATCTATTAATGCAAGAGAATCTGTTTCTCCCCAATCGACCGAGGAAACTCCCGCAGAAAATCTCTTTGTTCTTGTGAACTTTATGGACTTGTTGAGAAAGGAGTCTGATCGTGAAGATGTTCGCGAACGTCTTCAAAATTTTCTTCTTGGTACAAGTCCAATTTTGGCAGGAGAAAATCGAATTCATTACATTTCCGCGCAAGAAACGCTGGAAGCAAGACTGACAAATGAGGAGAACCGCTATACACATTCATTCCAAGAGTTTGTGCGATCGCTAGAACAATTCCTAACTGCCGATCGTGGGAAAATCAAGATTAATCAATCTATTAGGGCGCTTTCGGACATCATCGAAATGCGTCTTAAGCCTGAACTAAAGCAAGCCAGAGCATTCCTCAACAATGAGATCTCACTCTCTGAGAACTCTACTCAAGCGATTTCGACGTTAATTGAAAAAGCGAATCAACAGCTTCAAGAGCTTCGGAAGACTGCTGACAGTTTGCAAGAAGAGGTGTATCAGCGAGTTGATGCGTCCCTAGGTGAGTGGATGAGTAGATTAGACGTAAAACTCAGACGCGAAAGTGCAGGTTGGAGCTTTGGCAAATCCACAGACAAGAAAGCAATCAATCGCCACTTTTCAGATTTGTTCATTAGAACAGTGTCTGAAGATTTAGAACGATGGGCAGAACAAGAGATGGTAAGAATTTCAGGTAACAACCTGAAACATCTTGAACAGGAGAGCAAGTCTGTTCTGCAAGACATTTATGATGGGTTTAGAACGATCGATAGTGAAATCGGTTCTAACTTCAGCTATCAATTTGAACAATCCTCTTCCTTTCGTGCTGAGTTGGCAGGTTTTTCATCTTGTTTCGGTGAAGCAGAAGAAGACTGGAAAGAAGGTTTGTTTGGTTTTACTGGACTAGGGGCACTTGGGGCTGGATTAGTCGCGATGTTTATGGGCGCGTTCGGTCCAGCGATGGCTCTATTTGCTGTGGGTCAAGGATTTTTAGATATGATTTTTGGTCAGAAGCCAGAAGAGGTACAAGCAGAGCAAAAAGAGGAAATTCTTCAGAAAGGAATTGCTCAGCTAAGGAATTCTCTACCAAAGATTCGAGAACAGATTCGCCAACGAATAGGTGAGGCTTTTGGGGAGAGACGTAAGACAGTCCAACAACAGATTACTAGCGTGATTTCCAGTGCCAAGAATTTGTTAAGGCAAGAGGAGATTAGTCATCAGCATTCAGAGAAAAATCGTCAGGAGAAAATCGCATGGCTTGACTACCAATCAACTTTGCTAGAGCAGGCTAAAAGCCAATCTGTATCTCAGTCGCAGACGTAA
- a CDS encoding hypothetical protein (similar to AA sequence:cyanobase_aa:MAE51580) — MILGNVNPRREAIIQFAVLGENNQRQGIKAVIDTGYTGFLTLPSAIIRALELTWYMQEEGILGDGSLCLFDVYEASVIWDGQIRAIEINESETDPLVGMGLLESYELNIQSIPGGLVTIKKLS, encoded by the coding sequence ATGATTCTTGGCAACGTAAATCCCCGTCGAGAAGCAATCATTCAATTCGCGGTGCTAGGTGAGAATAATCAGCGTCAAGGCATTAAAGCTGTAATTGATACTGGATACACAGGATTTCTAACTCTGCCTTCTGCCATTATTAGAGCGCTTGAATTGACCTGGTATATGCAGGAGGAAGGAATTTTAGGCGATGGCAGTCTGTGTTTGTTTGATGTCTACGAAGCATCTGTGATCTGGGATGGTCAGATTAGGGCGATCGAGATCAACGAGTCAGAAACTGATCCGCTGGTCGGCATGGGTTTGCTTGAGAGCTACGAGTTGAATATTCAAAGCATTCCGGGCGGATTAGTCACGATTAAGAAATTGTCCTAA
- a CDS encoding hypothetical protein (similar to AA sequence:cyanobase_aa:LBDG_02320), producing the protein MDKLILLSFDVEEFDVPEEYGQTLSDSVKFKVSAEGLEKVLELLDRLNIRATFFITANFAIHHPSTMLEIAKKHEIASHGFYHSSFCVEDLARSKQALEEIMHQEVTGFRMARLQPVSDREIQQAGYQYNSSMNPTYLPGRYNNLSKPRIPYHSDRLLNIPVSVTPLIRFPLFWLSFKNLPLPLYKFASRITLDWDAYINLYFHPWEFTNIRGYQLPGYIKRRSGKEMLDRLENYLIWIRSLGTFVTFSEFQESLDPGNLFKIL; encoded by the coding sequence ATGGATAAATTAATTCTTCTGAGTTTCGATGTTGAAGAGTTTGATGTACCTGAAGAATATGGTCAAACTTTATCGGATAGTGTGAAATTCAAAGTATCGGCGGAAGGGCTGGAAAAAGTTTTGGAATTGCTCGATCGATTAAATATCCGAGCAACGTTTTTTATCACTGCAAATTTTGCCATTCATCATCCTTCTACAATGCTTGAAATTGCAAAAAAGCATGAGATTGCCTCACATGGGTTTTATCATTCTTCGTTTTGTGTAGAAGATTTAGCGCGATCGAAGCAAGCGTTAGAAGAAATCATGCATCAAGAAGTGACTGGATTTAGAATGGCACGATTGCAACCTGTGAGCGATCGAGAAATTCAACAAGCAGGATATCAATACAATTCTTCAATGAATCCGACCTATTTACCCGGTCGATACAACAATCTTTCTAAGCCGCGAATTCCTTACCATTCTGATCGATTGCTCAACATTCCGGTTTCAGTTACACCCTTGATTCGATTCCCATTGTTTTGGTTGAGTTTTAAGAATCTGCCTTTACCGCTTTATAAGTTTGCTTCGAGAATTACTTTAGATTGGGATGCTTACATTAATTTGTACTTTCATCCTTGGGAATTTACGAACATTCGGGGCTATCAACTGCCGGGATATATTAAGAGGCGATCGGGGAAAGAAATGCTCGATCGATTAGAAAACTACTTGATTTGGATTCGATCGTTAGGCACATTTGTAACGTTCTCTGAATTTCAAGAAAGCTTAGATCCAGGTAATTTGTTCAAAATACTTTAG
- a CDS encoding putative acetyltransferase (similar to AA sequence:cyanobase_aa:alr7052): MQKLETERLWLRPFRNEDLDRMAELFGDPEVMRYISSGTKTRAELEAEFPAMLERWSGSGFGMWAMIEKTSRILLGRCGLIYLNGTPEVELGYMLDKTYWNRGFVTEASIACLRFGFEQAGLERIVAIAQPENIASQRVMQKVGMTFEKNAHYYKTDVVYYAISKDEFHALHG, encoded by the coding sequence ATGCAGAAATTAGAGACAGAACGCTTGTGGTTGCGTCCTTTCAGGAATGAAGATTTAGATCGAATGGCGGAGCTTTTTGGCGATCCGGAGGTCATGCGCTACATTTCATCAGGAACGAAGACACGGGCGGAATTAGAGGCAGAATTTCCGGCGATGTTGGAACGATGGAGTGGCAGCGGCTTCGGGATGTGGGCGATGATTGAGAAAACGAGTCGAATATTACTAGGTCGCTGTGGGTTGATTTATCTCAATGGAACGCCAGAGGTGGAGCTAGGATATATGCTCGATAAAACCTATTGGAATCGGGGATTTGTGACGGAAGCTTCGATCGCTTGTCTCAGATTTGGATTCGAGCAGGCGGGATTAGAGCGAATTGTTGCGATCGCTCAACCTGAAAATATTGCTTCTCAGCGAGTCATGCAAAAAGTGGGAATGACGTTTGAAAAGAACGCTCACTATTACAAAACAGACGTTGTATATTACGCTATCTCAAAGGATGAGTTTCACGCTTTGCATGGATAA
- a CDS encoding hypothetical protein (similar to AA sequence:cyanobase_aa:LBDG_44630) gives MISTLQTALAQGRALKIISGLNNFDANNVASVIKAADRGGATFVDIAADAALIRMAKQLTNLPICVSAVEPEKFVMAIESGADLIEIGNFDSFYAQGRRFEAEEVLALTHATRALLPNITLSVTVPHILPLDQQVQLAEDLVKAGADLIQTEGGTSSAPAHSGVLGLIEKAAPTLAAAYEISHAIDIPVLCASGLSSVTAPLAIAAGASGVGVGSAIHKLDSEIAMIAAVRSLVESLDRASVNV, from the coding sequence ATGATCTCTACGCTACAAACTGCTCTCGCTCAAGGTCGCGCCCTCAAAATCATCAGCGGCTTAAACAATTTTGATGCCAACAACGTCGCTTCCGTGATCAAAGCTGCCGATCGCGGTGGTGCTACCTTCGTCGATATCGCCGCAGATGCTGCCCTGATCCGCATGGCAAAACAACTCACCAATTTGCCCATCTGCGTTTCTGCGGTTGAACCTGAAAAATTCGTGATGGCGATCGAGTCCGGTGCAGACCTAATCGAAATCGGCAACTTCGACAGTTTCTATGCTCAAGGTCGTCGTTTTGAAGCAGAAGAAGTTTTGGCACTCACTCACGCGACCCGCGCTCTATTACCGAATATCACCCTTTCCGTGACTGTGCCCCACATTTTGCCCTTAGATCAACAAGTCCAATTGGCAGAAGATCTCGTGAAAGCGGGTGCTGACTTGATTCAAACCGAAGGTGGAACTTCTTCGGCTCCGGCACATTCCGGCGTGTTGGGCTTAATCGAGAAAGCGGCTCCGACTCTAGCAGCAGCTTACGAAATCTCTCATGCGATCGACATTCCGGTTCTCTGTGCCTCCGGTTTGTCCAGCGTCACCGCTCCATTAGCGATCGCCGCTGGTGCTTCCGGTGTCGGTGTCGGTAGCGCAATTCACAAACTCGACAGCGAAATCGCCATGATCGCCGCAGTCCGATCGCTGGTTGAATCGCTCGATCGAGCTTCGGTCAACGTCTAG